A window from Leptospira meyeri encodes these proteins:
- the smpB gene encoding SsrA-binding protein SmpB encodes MGKTKKDDKPRGTDPLINKKAKFNFELLDSFEAGVVLTGSEVKSLREKKGNLTDCFAKVRNGEVFLENFQIPPYKNGGYANHPEIRPRKLLLKAKEIEKIDRSIKEKGLVLVATRCFFKNNRLVKIDIALAKPKKLYDKRDDIQKKEAKIDMERAMKEHLRK; translated from the coding sequence ATGGGCAAAACCAAAAAAGACGACAAACCACGTGGAACTGATCCTTTAATCAACAAAAAGGCAAAGTTCAACTTCGAACTATTAGATTCGTTCGAGGCTGGTGTTGTACTCACAGGATCTGAGGTAAAATCTCTTCGTGAAAAAAAGGGAAACCTTACCGATTGTTTTGCCAAAGTAAGAAACGGGGAAGTGTTTTTGGAAAACTTTCAAATTCCTCCTTACAAAAACGGGGGTTATGCGAACCATCCAGAAATTCGACCTCGTAAACTACTCTTAAAAGCAAAAGAAATTGAAAAAATAGATAGATCGATTAAAGAGAAGGGACTTGTTCTCGTTGCCACTCGTTGTTTCTTTAAAAACAACCGTTTGGTGAAGATAGACATTGCTCTTGCCAAACCTAAAAAACTTTACGACAAACGTGACGACATTCAAAAGAAGGAAGCCAAAATCGATATGGAAAGAGCCATGAAGGAACACCTACGCAAATGA
- the pdxH gene encoding pyridoxamine 5'-phosphate oxidase, with amino-acid sequence MNELPHMRKLYTRSVLSEETAGSDPLKLFSLWFSEAKEEGEAEPNAMSLATVDKTGQPSVRIVLLKGQIRDEFQFFTNYDSDKGRDIAENHLVALGFFWPKLERQIRIEGRAKRISKEESESYFAIRPRESQIGALTSNQSSVVPSREFLEEKFASLTKEWEGKEIPKPENWGGYSVSPTKIEFWQGRVGRLHDRIQFKRFEYGWERSRLSP; translated from the coding sequence TTGAATGAATTACCGCATATGAGAAAACTCTACACTCGCTCTGTTCTTTCGGAAGAAACTGCCGGTTCTGATCCTCTGAAGTTATTTAGTCTTTGGTTTTCTGAAGCAAAAGAAGAAGGTGAAGCCGAACCAAACGCGATGAGCCTTGCCACAGTAGACAAAACGGGCCAACCATCAGTACGCATCGTTTTACTCAAAGGACAGATTCGTGACGAGTTTCAGTTTTTTACCAATTATGATTCGGACAAAGGGAGAGATATTGCAGAGAACCATCTCGTAGCTCTGGGTTTCTTTTGGCCCAAACTCGAAAGGCAAATTCGTATCGAAGGAAGGGCAAAACGCATATCCAAAGAAGAATCGGAAAGTTATTTTGCAATCAGGCCAAGAGAATCCCAAATTGGAGCGTTAACATCAAACCAAAGTTCGGTGGTTCCCTCTAGAGAATTTTTAGAAGAGAAGTTTGCCTCTCTCACAAAAGAATGGGAAGGAAAAGAAATTCCAAAACCAGAAAATTGGGGTGGGTATTCAGTTTCCCCCACTAAAATCGAATTTTGGCAAGGAAGGGTCGGAAGATTACATGATCGGATTCAATTTAAAAGATTCGAATATGGATGGGAAAGGTCTAGGCTATCCCCGTAA
- a CDS encoding AAA family ATPase — MEFVTIADVKVPVLPPTSKFPVFPSSLVETDSVKQTLQKILYPMLEGIPVLLVGDAGVGKNALIYYINSLRKQPTLRFSFNEDTLPEDLIGSYRILLDGKGFTWSNGPLTNALSEGLSFVADEMNLCAPNIIKRFSSVYESNYLDLLEGSGERVNGKTGFWFIGTQNPSEGFEGRKPLPFDITKHFAVVYVDPYSPDEMFFILKKLYPMLGEDVLKQIIRISLESEARIKSGEIGKGDLEKYHFNLRTLQKYCNRLVLFGAKDKTVAAREALYLFEEPFRKKEDKAKQRELIESEFGGSVKLVPTKGYVQGSTIFWNDKEIKTWDEKKTISLLSTYPTPEPVLQFLDQVFTAIQAKENILIEYREDQDPQEFLPLFTELTGIELESVMLSKGMHTSDVVGALKPTEEGNIESVSWVDGPLTRSIRKGHIILISGLESAGAELVEKMNMLTDDARSLTLPPESGEYLPIQLTEKSIVFGMKSFRASKSVTTISRAFRNRFTPILFPELEDVKVLEEILEFYLPEGVLPRSLARFHLKAKELAEKRTIGSANLMPYRFGISNLLKWKNHIYRHNQTDVKDIAIRGGKIYYTNQIADPKERKELERLLEGFLSGVEVVSTLFEEIEEKKKTFTVESGLNRKNWWDPELHKRDPLTGVAKKLNSGAETKRGIEINTPETGGSTKEGPDAWYGQDTQGNQGQGEPQGGGGAWGYRTDELYKQFLKKRRLLWDYSIMVGLEEFKSVFGKELEEVELNLEQLFDPEIDIHRMYKNEGSRVDARKYISYKSGRGDTKIFDKTTIEKNDEKLKGVEVSFLVSKCRRIFNFEYSIAMLSALLVSLHILNEHDIKTSVHTFCDIKNSKDTVDIFNLKSAEEDYTAEKEEEVFSALCKNWHGDSIPEYQVLSNSERFFSPDAQTKIIVLLSDFRGQRAKTYIEDELASFDTRKLKEAVLKNQDKNYVFLGVGLGSRYIAEHVFHDSLQITADNFYSMPNLIGAEIARLVQIHHSLRQ, encoded by the coding sequence ATGGAATTTGTTACCATCGCTGATGTGAAAGTGCCGGTCCTCCCGCCCACGAGTAAGTTTCCCGTTTTCCCTTCTAGCCTTGTCGAAACTGACTCGGTCAAACAAACCTTACAAAAAATTCTATACCCAATGCTCGAAGGGATTCCTGTCCTTCTCGTGGGAGATGCGGGCGTTGGAAAAAACGCACTTATCTATTATATTAACTCTCTTCGCAAACAACCCACACTAAGGTTTAGTTTTAATGAAGACACATTGCCAGAAGACCTAATTGGTTCTTACCGCATCCTTCTGGATGGGAAAGGATTTACATGGTCGAATGGGCCCCTTACCAACGCTTTGTCAGAAGGACTTAGTTTTGTGGCCGATGAGATGAACCTCTGTGCACCAAACATCATCAAACGATTTTCTTCTGTTTATGAATCCAATTACTTAGATCTTTTGGAAGGAAGTGGGGAAAGAGTTAACGGGAAAACTGGATTTTGGTTTATCGGAACCCAAAATCCAAGTGAAGGTTTTGAAGGAAGAAAACCCCTTCCATTTGATATCACCAAACATTTTGCAGTTGTGTATGTAGATCCTTATTCCCCTGACGAAATGTTTTTTATTTTAAAAAAACTTTATCCCATGCTCGGGGAAGATGTCTTAAAACAAATCATTCGGATCAGTTTGGAATCAGAAGCTAGAATTAAGTCAGGTGAGATCGGAAAGGGTGATTTAGAAAAGTACCATTTTAATTTAAGGACCTTACAAAAGTATTGTAACCGTTTGGTTCTGTTTGGTGCCAAAGACAAAACAGTTGCGGCAAGAGAAGCCCTCTATTTATTCGAAGAACCTTTCCGTAAAAAAGAAGACAAAGCCAAACAAAGAGAACTCATCGAATCCGAGTTTGGTGGGTCGGTGAAACTTGTCCCTACCAAAGGATATGTACAAGGTTCTACCATTTTTTGGAACGATAAAGAAATCAAAACCTGGGACGAGAAAAAAACAATCTCGCTTCTTTCTACTTATCCTACGCCGGAGCCTGTGTTACAATTCCTCGACCAAGTATTCACTGCCATCCAAGCGAAAGAAAATATCTTAATCGAATACAGAGAAGACCAAGACCCACAAGAGTTTTTACCACTCTTTACTGAACTCACGGGAATCGAACTGGAATCGGTGATGTTATCCAAAGGGATGCATACCTCCGATGTAGTGGGTGCTTTAAAACCGACAGAAGAAGGAAATATTGAAAGTGTGTCATGGGTGGACGGGCCTCTAACAAGGTCCATTCGAAAAGGTCATATCATTCTTATCTCAGGACTGGAATCTGCTGGTGCCGAACTGGTAGAGAAGATGAATATGTTAACGGACGATGCTCGTTCCTTAACTCTGCCTCCAGAGTCAGGTGAATATCTTCCCATCCAACTCACAGAAAAATCCATTGTGTTTGGAATGAAATCCTTCCGTGCCTCCAAATCGGTGACAACGATATCTCGTGCTTTTCGGAATCGCTTTACCCCTATTCTTTTCCCTGAACTAGAAGATGTAAAAGTTTTAGAAGAGATTTTAGAGTTTTATCTACCGGAAGGGGTTCTTCCTCGTTCCCTCGCACGTTTCCATCTCAAAGCCAAAGAGTTGGCAGAAAAACGCACGATTGGTTCAGCAAATCTAATGCCTTACCGATTTGGAATCTCTAATCTTTTGAAATGGAAAAATCATATCTATCGCCACAACCAAACAGATGTAAAAGACATTGCCATTCGTGGTGGAAAGATTTATTATACGAACCAAATTGCTGATCCAAAAGAAAGAAAGGAACTCGAAAGACTCCTCGAAGGATTTCTTTCTGGTGTAGAAGTTGTCTCAACACTCTTCGAGGAAATCGAAGAGAAAAAAAAAACGTTTACCGTTGAATCAGGATTAAACCGTAAAAATTGGTGGGACCCAGAACTCCATAAAAGAGACCCCCTAACAGGTGTTGCTAAAAAATTGAACTCGGGTGCCGAAACCAAACGTGGAATCGAGATCAATACTCCAGAGACCGGAGGCAGCACCAAAGAAGGTCCTGATGCCTGGTATGGACAAGACACCCAAGGAAACCAAGGCCAAGGAGAACCACAAGGAGGAGGAGGTGCTTGGGGGTACAGAACCGATGAGCTCTATAAACAATTTTTAAAGAAACGCCGTCTCCTTTGGGATTATTCCATTATGGTGGGTCTTGAAGAATTTAAGTCCGTGTTTGGAAAAGAACTGGAAGAAGTGGAACTTAACTTAGAACAGCTCTTTGATCCTGAAATTGACATCCACCGGATGTACAAAAACGAAGGCTCAAGGGTTGATGCAAGAAAATACATTTCGTACAAAAGTGGAAGGGGAGATACCAAAATCTTCGATAAAACCACAATCGAAAAGAATGATGAAAAGCTAAAAGGTGTAGAAGTTAGCTTCCTTGTTTCGAAGTGTCGTCGGATCTTTAACTTTGAGTATTCGATTGCGATGCTTTCGGCTCTCCTTGTGAGTTTACATATCCTAAATGAACACGATATCAAAACAAGTGTTCATACGTTTTGTGATATCAAAAACTCCAAAGACACTGTGGACATATTTAACCTAAAATCAGCGGAAGAAGATTACACCGCAGAAAAGGAAGAAGAGGTTTTTAGTGCTCTTTGTAAAAATTGGCATGGGGACAGTATCCCAGAATACCAAGTTCTTTCCAATTCGGAGCGGTTTTTCTCTCCGGACGCCCAAACCAAGATCATTGTCCTCCTTTCTGACTTCCGAGGGCAAAGGGCCAAGACCTATATCGAGGACGAACTGGCATCTTTTGACACTAGGAAATTGAAAGAAGCTGTACTGAAAAACCAGGACAAAAATTATGTATTTTTAGGGGTGGGACTCGGGTCTCGCTACATTGCGGAACATGTGTTCCACGACTCCCTTCAGATTACGGCAGACAACTTTTATTCCATGCCAAATTTGATTGGGGCAGAAATTGCAAGATTGGTGCAAATCCACCATTCCCTTAGGCAATAA
- a CDS encoding pyridoxal phosphate-dependent aminotransferase, whose translation MDFANRMYGIDSSPIRKAFELARTIQNPINLSIGQPHFPCPPNIIDALTKAARDGKTSYTLTGGIPELKSAMAEKYRTQNKISYAHEDRILVTSGISSALFLLFNALVNEGDECLVVSPYFLMYPAMLKFYGGKVVPLEESFKPEDLESLKSKKFKLIIFSNPSNPTGKVLSKEQLKALANLAENTGAYLISDEIYELFDYDNQFFSIGSEYEKTITLTGFSKTYNMTGLRLATILAEDKVIKALTTLQQYTVVCAPSITQWAGIEALKTDMSAYIQDYKEKRDFVYESLKDYYPIQKSGGAFYSFFQVPVTDEEFIQRAVKKDLILVPGFIFCDQKNFVRLSFATEWDTLKRGMIALQELSKES comes from the coding sequence ATGGATTTCGCAAATAGAATGTATGGGATTGATTCCTCCCCCATCCGCAAGGCTTTTGAGCTGGCACGGACTATCCAAAACCCGATCAATCTGAGTATCGGCCAACCTCACTTTCCTTGCCCACCTAACATCATTGATGCTTTAACGAAAGCGGCCCGTGATGGGAAAACCTCTTATACCTTAACTGGTGGGATTCCTGAATTAAAATCAGCAATGGCTGAAAAATACAGAACCCAAAATAAAATTTCTTATGCCCATGAAGATAGAATCCTCGTCACTTCAGGAATTTCCTCTGCTTTATTTTTACTCTTCAATGCACTGGTGAACGAAGGAGACGAATGTTTGGTAGTCTCTCCTTACTTTTTAATGTATCCGGCAATGTTAAAATTTTATGGTGGCAAGGTTGTCCCCTTAGAAGAAAGTTTCAAACCAGAGGATTTAGAATCTTTAAAATCTAAAAAATTCAAACTCATCATTTTTTCCAATCCATCCAATCCGACAGGAAAGGTTCTTTCCAAAGAACAACTAAAGGCCCTTGCAAACTTAGCGGAAAACACGGGAGCCTATCTGATCAGCGATGAAATTTACGAACTCTTTGATTATGATAACCAGTTTTTTTCGATTGGTTCGGAATATGAAAAAACCATCACACTCACTGGTTTTTCCAAAACCTACAATATGACTGGTCTTAGGCTTGCCACCATCCTTGCCGAAGACAAGGTGATTAAGGCTCTCACCACCTTACAACAATATACGGTAGTCTGTGCTCCTTCCATCACCCAATGGGCCGGTATCGAAGCCTTAAAAACAGATATGAGTGCATATATTCAAGACTATAAAGAAAAACGTGACTTTGTTTATGAATCTTTAAAAGACTACTACCCCATCCAAAAATCTGGTGGAGCCTTTTATTCCTTCTTCCAAGTTCCTGTCACCGACGAAGAATTCATCCAAAGAGCCGTTAAAAAAGATCTGATCTTAGTTCCTGGATTTATCTTTTGTGATCAAAAGAATTTTGTGCGACTTTCCTTTGCCACCGAATGGGATACTTTGAAACGAGGGATGATAGCATTACAGGAACTTTCTAAGGAAAGTTAA
- a CDS encoding prepilin peptidase — MNESIWLSLWTLSTYGILFFFGASLASFYTTLAERILTFCYGKRRKESQGFKRWKIILAKPSHCPSCGHLVKKNHLIPIIGWFLTNGKCDSCETDLPKLYPLTEFLFGLVAIFVFFVSEDIAGTILLLFLFGHLLISMMTDVAKFSLDYENLPFLIGFGFLSNYFLFGEAGNIESLWVFFGFLGFYLLIYLLFRGGTGLGDVIFSPIFAAIAGNPFWILYFNSAYLLAVGFSFLLRKKGEPLKGKKIPMGLYFSLGLFFTYFARLLVHYYNLEGFPIYGTIE, encoded by the coding sequence ATGAACGAATCGATTTGGTTATCTCTTTGGACCCTCTCGACTTATGGAATCCTATTTTTTTTTGGAGCAAGCCTTGCTAGTTTTTATACAACTCTAGCGGAACGAATCCTGACTTTTTGTTACGGTAAAAGAAGAAAGGAATCGCAAGGATTCAAACGCTGGAAAATCATTCTCGCAAAACCGAGCCATTGTCCATCTTGCGGGCATTTGGTGAAAAAAAACCACCTCATACCCATTATTGGTTGGTTTTTGACAAATGGGAAATGTGACTCTTGTGAAACTGATCTACCAAAACTCTACCCACTCACGGAATTTCTATTTGGGCTCGTTGCTATCTTTGTATTTTTTGTTTCAGAAGATATAGCGGGGACTATTTTACTTCTTTTTTTATTTGGACATCTACTCATCTCTATGATGACAGATGTGGCAAAATTTTCCCTCGATTATGAAAATCTTCCCTTTCTCATCGGATTTGGTTTCCTATCCAACTACTTTTTGTTTGGTGAAGCAGGCAACATTGAATCACTTTGGGTCTTTTTCGGGTTTTTAGGTTTTTATCTTTTGATTTATCTTTTGTTCCGTGGGGGGACAGGCCTTGGCGATGTTATCTTTTCACCGATTTTTGCTGCTATTGCCGGAAATCCCTTTTGGATTTTGTATTTTAATTCTGCTTACTTACTTGCCGTCGGGTTTAGTTTTCTTTTACGAAAAAAAGGGGAACCCTTAAAAGGAAAAAAAATTCCGATGGGTCTTTATTTTTCTCTCGGATTATTTTTTACTTATTTTGCAAGACTACTTGTCCATTACTACAACTTGGAGGGATTTCCAATCTATGGAACCATTGAATGA